A stretch of the Alnus glutinosa chromosome 6, dhAlnGlut1.1, whole genome shotgun sequence genome encodes the following:
- the LOC133871457 gene encoding NAC domain-containing protein 41-like yields the protein MAFCGRFQIPVGFRFHPTVEELFLFLRMKVNGERLPHSAIGESDIYGDKEPWKIFDKTQKEHFFVFTKLKKKSKSRIDRIAGCGTWKIDHTEKVHDRKNKLIGFKKSFVFEYKKNKAKATAGCGHWIMNEFSLRDYSQAEDNFDEYVLCKIRNKDLEKKKYHHVHAHAHQVPVVEINQKNLNPGEKNSVAAVPISSYSTTSTPILSVSASEQEMIDEMVAELMCDVLFFDH from the exons ATGGCATTTTGCGGGAGGTTTCAGATACCGGTGGGGTTTCGTTTTCACCCTACTGTTGAAGaactttttctctttctgcGAATGAAAGTGAATGGAGAGCGATTACCTCACTCTGCGATTGGTGAGTCTGATATTTACGGTGATAAGGAGCCGTGGAAGATATTCGACAAGACACAGAAAGAGCACTTCTTCGTCTTCAccaaattgaagaagaaaagcaaatCAAGGATAGACAGAATCGCTGGCTGTGGGACTTGGAAGATCGATCACACCGAAAAAGTTCATGATCGTAAAAACAAACTCATTGGGTTCAAGAAATCCTTTGTGTTCGAATATAAGAAGAACAAGGCCAAGGCTACTGCCGGCTGTGGACATTGGATTATGAACGAATTTTCTCTTCGAGACTACTCACAGGCGGAAGATAAT TTTGATGAGTACGTCCTATGtaaaataagaaacaaagacttggagaaaaagaaatatcatCATGTTCATGCTCATGCCCATCAAGTTCCAGTCGTCGAAATAAACCAGAAAAATTTGAACCCGGGGGAAAAAAATTCTGTTGCTGCTGTGCCGATTTCATCATATTCAACAACATCCACACCAATATTATCGGTATCTGCATCTGAACAAGAAATGATCGATGAAATGGTTGCTGAACTTATGTGTGATGTATTATTCTTTGATCATTAg
- the LOC133870831 gene encoding uncharacterized protein LOC133870831 yields MADRGGGDRGGGDRGGFGRGFGGGRPRGDRGRGGRRRARRDEEVKWVPVTKLGRLVKDLKIKSLEQIYLHSLPVKEHQIVDLLCPGLKDEVMKIMPVQKQTRAGQRTRFKAFVVVGDNNGHVGLGVKCAKEVATAIRGAIILAKLSVIPVRRGYWGNKIGKPHTVPCKVTGKCGSVTVRMVPAPRGAGIVAARVPKKVLQFAGIDDVFTSSRGSTKTLGNFVKATFECLLLSYGFLTPDFWRDTRFTKSPFQEHTDLLAKPVGKVFVEEPERLDA; encoded by the exons ATGGCTGACCGCGGTGGAGGTGACCGCGGTGGAGGAGATCGCGGTGGATTCGGGCGAGGATTCGGTGGTGGTCGTCCGAGGGGAGACCGTGGCCGCGGAGGCCGGCGCAGGGCACGCCGTGACGAGGAGGTGAAGTGGGTGCCGGTGACGAAGCTGGGGCGTCTGGTCAAGGACTTGAAGATCAAGTCCTTGGAGCAGATCTACCTGCACTCTCTGCCCGTCAAGGAGCACCAAATCGTGGACCTTCTCTGCCCTGGCCTCAAGGACGAGGTCATGAAGATAATGCCAGTCCAGAAACAGACCCGGGCTGGGCAGCGCACCCGCTTCAAGGCCTTCGTCGTCGTCGGCGACAACAACGGTCACGTGGGTCTCGGCGTTAAATGTGCAAAGGAGGTGGCCACCGCCATACGTGGCGCCATCATACTTGCCAAGCTATCTGTGATTCCCGTCAGAAGGGGTTACTGGGGGAACAAGATAGGGAAGCCCCATACAGTGCCGTGTAAGGTCACCGGCAAGTGTGGGTCGGTCACGGTGCGCATGGTGCCCGCACCTCGTGGAGCCGGAATTGTGGCCGCCAGGGTTCCCAAGAAGGTCCTCCAGTTTGCCGGGATTGATGACGTGTTTACCTCATCCAGGGGCTCCACTAAGACTCTTGGAAACTTTGTGAAG GCAACTTTTGAATGTCTGCTGTTAAGTTACGGGTTTCTTACACCTGACTTTTGGAGGGATACTCGCTTCACGAAGTCTCCATTCCAAGAGCATACAGACCTGTTGGCCAAACCAGTTGGTAAGGTTTTTGTGGAGGAGCCTGAGAGGCTTGATGCTTGA